The genomic segment GACACTCTGCTCTCGGCTCAAAAGACCTCCGAAGATCTCCGCAAGAACGCGGAACAACGGGGGGACCTGATGATCAAAGAGGCCCAGTTCAAGGCCGACCAGATAATTGGCGAGGCCCGGGCCCGCCTGATGGATTTGCAGCGGCAGATCGCCGACTTAAAGAACATGCGCAGCGGATATCTGGCCAAGTTCCGCAGCCTGCTTGATTCCCATCTGGAAATGCTGCAGTACCAGGAGATGGATTCCGGGGTCCGGATCCAGACCAACATCTTTGCTGGCAGCAAGAAGGAGGAGGCGTCCCCGGCGGCCAAGTCTCCCGAATCCTCCGGACCGCCGGCTCGGACCATGAACGAGCAGAAGCTGGCCGACATGCAGCGGATGCTGTCCACCCTGATGGAGACCGCCAAAATGACCACACCCGAGCCTCGGAAGGCCGAGGAGGCCAATTTCACTCAGACCGAGAATCCAAACAACGAGGAACCGAAATGAGCGAACTGAAACAGCGAATCCAGGAGACCGCCGACTTTCTGAAGTCAAAGACCAAGGTCGTCCCCCAGATCGGCATTATACTGGGAACCGGGCTGGGCGGGCTGGTCAAAGAGATAGAGATCATAGACACAATTTCTTACGAGACCATCCCCAACTTCCCGGTCTCCACGGTGGAGAGCCACGTCGGCAAGCTGATCTTCGGCAGGCTCTCGGGAAAATACGTGATGGCCATGCAGGGCCGATTCCATTTCTATGAAGGTTACAGCATGCAGCAGGTGACCTTTCCGGTGCGGGTGATGAAGGCTCTGGGGGTCAAGACCCTGATCGTCTCTAACGCCTGCGGCGGAGTCAACCCCTCCCATCAGGCTGGCGACATCATGCTGATCTCTGATCACATCAACCTGATGGGCGGGCATCCGCTGATCGGTAAGAACGACGAGTCATTAGGCCCGCGCTTTCCCGATATGTACAATCTGTATGACCAGGACCTGATCGCCCTGGCCGAGTCGGTGGCCCTGGAGGAGAAAATCAAAATCCGGAAGGGCGTCTACCTGGCGCTGACCGGTCCGACATTGGAGACCGGGGCCGAGTACCGGATGGTCCGCATTCTTGGCGCCGATGTGGTGGGCATGTCCACCGTGCCCGAGGTGATAGCGGCCAGACACTCCGGCCTTAAAGTGCTGGGCTTTTCCATCATCACCGATATGGGCTTTCCCGAGGCCATGAAGCCGTTGAGCCTGGAGAAGGTTATCGCGGTGGCTGGCAAGGCCGAGGTCAAATTCGTCAGGCTGGTGAAACAGGTCGTAGCCAAAATGAACGTCTAAAAAGTTTGATGGATTCAAAAAGATTAAAACGTTTTCAACCTTTTGATCATTTTTAACTTTTTCAACATCTAAGAAAGACTTTTATCATGTCGATAACCGTCGTCGGCTCCATCGCATTGGATTCTGTGAAAACCCCGTTCGGCGAGGCCAAGGAGGCCTTGGGCGGCAGCGCCCTGTATTTCTCGTCGGCCGCCAGCTTTTTCACGGCTGTCAGCCTGGTGGGCGTCGTCGGCGAGGACTTCCCCAAAGGCGACATCGAGTTCATGGCCCAGCGGGGGGTGGACCTTTCCGGGCTGGAAGTTTCAAAGGGAGAGACCTTCCGCTGGGCAGGCTCTTATGAATACGACATGAACGAGGCCAAGACCCACGCCACCCACCTCAACGTGTTCGAGACCTTCCATCCCAAGCTGTCCGAAGCCCACCAGAGCGCCGAGTTCCTGTTCCTGGGCAACATCCATCCGGCCCTGCAGCGGGAAGTGATCGGCAAGGTCAAAAAACCGCTGGCCATCGGCTGCGACACCATGAACTTCTGGATCCAGGGCAGCCGGGACGAGCTGTTGCAGACCATCAAGCTGGTGGACATCATGTTCATCAACGACGCCGAGGCCCGGATGCTGGCTGGGGTGCCCAACCTGATCAAGGCGGCCAGGGCCATCCGGGAGATGGGGCCCAAGATATTAGTGATCAAGAAGGGCGAGCACGGGGCCATGCTGTTCTCCGGCCAAACCGTATTTTCCGTCCCGGCCTTCCCGTTGGAAGACGTTTTTGATCCCACCGGGGCCGGGGATAGTTTCGCCGGCGGTTTCATGGGCTATCTGGCCTCCAAGGGGGAGCTGAACGAGCGAAACCTGCGCCGGGCCATGATCTACGGAAGCGTGATGGCCTCGTTCAACGTGGAGAAATTCTCCCTGGAGCGGCTAAAGACGCTGACCAAGGACGAGATCGAGAACAGGTTCAAGAGCTTCAAGAAGCTGTCCCATTTCGAGGAATTCGAGGCTTAACGGGACACGGATATTCTAAATGTCATACTGAGTCAGACAAGCTTGCCCGGCAATCCGAAGTATCCACCATTAACCAAAAGGAGCAACGATGATGAAAAAAATCCTGCTGTCTTTGATCGTTTTATCAGCGGCATCTTCGGGGCTTTTCGCCCAATCCGACCGCAAGACCGCGGTGGCCGTAATGCCTCTGCGGGGTTCGGATATCTCCGAGACCGAGGCCAAATTTCTCACCGAGCGGCTGGCGATAGAACTGCAAAGAACCGACAGCTTTGAAGTGCTGGAGCGCGACAAGATGGACGAAATCTTAAGGGAGCAGGGCTTTCAGCAGACCGGGGCCTGCGACGAGACCGCCTGCTTAGTGGAGGTCGGAAGGCTGCTGCCGGTTCAGAAGATGATCGGCGGCTCGGCCGGAAAGGTGGGCAATATCTTCTCGGCCCAGATCCGGCTGATAGACCTCAGGACCGGCAAGGTAGAGAGAAGCGCCACCCGCGATTACAAGGGCGAGTTGGATTTTCTGCTGACCGCCGGCATGCGGGAGGCGGCCGAGGAGCTTTCCGGGAAACTACAGGCCCAGGCCCAAACCCCGGTGCAAACCCAGGCCACGCCCCAGACCGAGGTGATGATGCAGAGGCTTTTGGAGGGACAGGCGGAGCGGGAATACAAATCCAAAGGCTGGGCGCTGTTTTGGTCTCTGGTAATACCGGGGGCCGGCAATTTTTACGCCAAGAGCTATGGCCGGTCAGCCTTCTTTTTCATCAGTTCCATCACCGCCCAGTCGGCCGCCACGGCCCAGGCGTTAAACCACAAAAGCTCGGCCGCCGG from the candidate division TA06 bacterium genome contains:
- a CDS encoding sugar kinase; translated protein: MSITVVGSIALDSVKTPFGEAKEALGGSALYFSSAASFFTAVSLVGVVGEDFPKGDIEFMAQRGVDLSGLEVSKGETFRWAGSYEYDMNEAKTHATHLNVFETFHPKLSEAHQSAEFLFLGNIHPALQREVIGKVKKPLAIGCDTMNFWIQGSRDELLQTIKLVDIMFINDAEARMLAGVPNLIKAARAIREMGPKILVIKKGEHGAMLFSGQTVFSVPAFPLEDVFDPTGAGDSFAGGFMGYLASKGELNERNLRRAMIYGSVMASFNVEKFSLERLKTLTKDEIENRFKSFKKLSHFEEFEA
- a CDS encoding purine-nucleoside phosphorylase encodes the protein MSELKQRIQETADFLKSKTKVVPQIGIILGTGLGGLVKEIEIIDTISYETIPNFPVSTVESHVGKLIFGRLSGKYVMAMQGRFHFYEGYSMQQVTFPVRVMKALGVKTLIVSNACGGVNPSHQAGDIMLISDHINLMGGHPLIGKNDESLGPRFPDMYNLYDQDLIALAESVALEEKIKIRKGVYLALTGPTLETGAEYRMVRILGADVVGMSTVPEVIAARHSGLKVLGFSIITDMGFPEAMKPLSLEKVIAVAGKAEVKFVRLVKQVVAKMNV
- a CDS encoding DivIVA domain-containing protein; the protein is MKLTPLDIRKQTFKKKPMGGLDPAEVLAFLEMVAGEVEELIRENTSLAERLEGLETKVDDYRRMEKTLQDTLLSAQKTSEDLRKNAEQRGDLMIKEAQFKADQIIGEARARLMDLQRQIADLKNMRSGYLAKFRSLLDSHLEMLQYQEMDSGVRIQTNIFAGSKKEEASPAAKSPESSGPPARTMNEQKLADMQRMLSTLMETAKMTTPEPRKAEEANFTQTENPNNEEPK